The Tatumella ptyseos genome segment TTCATTCGTGATAAAAAACTGGATAGGCCTTGGAAACGTTGTCCTGCCTGAAAACGGTAAATAATTAGGTCAGAATAAATTTTGATAAAAAAATTGTTCAGAAAAATCTCAATAAATCTAAAGAAATGCAAAAGTTGGAATTTTTTGCTGAGTTATTTGTCTGGCCGAAGGAGTAAGTGGGGGATTTTTGTGCAAAATAAACACCACTGTATCTGACTCTTTAGCAAGAAAATTGAGGCTGTTTTGTTGTTCAACTGTCAATGTACTGTTTAACCATACAGTAATAACACTATAATTCTCGGATTTTATAGCTCGAATCATAGAATCAATCTTTTGATCATCGGTTAGCAAAGGGATTTGTACTGATTTATTTAAAGAAATCCCTGAGTGCTCTAACCAAGAACGATCCAATTTATTCTCAGGAGTTAGCCACAACATCCATTTCGCTTGTTCACCAAGCTGCTTCACTGCCGGTAAAAGGAGTAAGTTAAGTAAGGCAGGCGAGGCATTATCATAGCAAATTTGATTTATACCGCTTACCGATGGAGAGACCTTAGGCATAGTATGTATTTGCTTTGAAAAATCATTAACAGAATGGGGGATGGTCATGATTAGCTCCTGTGTACTGTATGTATATACAGTAATTCGACTTACCCTAAAGATCAATCATTTCTTTCACCTTTGGTCAGATTTGGAATGTATCCCGAGCATTTTATAATTATTAATTGAACATGTACTTTAAGTTATTTAAGGTAAAAGGGTTAATAAGGATATTCATATCAATGGCTTAGGTTGTTCTTGATCAGGAGGATCACAATGATTAGTTCTCAGGAATGTATTGTTCAGTTTAAGAAAAAAATTACCCTTTTAGGGGATATTGACTTCAAAACGCAGTTTGGCGGCTATTCTTTATCAATTGATGGGGTTGTATTTGCTTTGGTCAAACAGGGTACGGTTTATTTAAGGGGGAGCGAGGCGATGTCTTTCTATCTAGCTTGCCGCCCCCTTACGCCTTTCGAGTTTTGCAAAAGAGGCAGTGCCGTATCGCTGAATTACTTTGCAGTAGATAGCGAGTTATGGTGTGACGAAGTCAACCTATTGAAACTCTCCCGTTCAGCATTAGTCGATGCCAAGAATTGTAGAATTTATAAGCAATCTCATCGTCGGTTAAAGGATTTACCGAACTTAGGTATTCGTTTCGAAACGTTGTTAAAAGAAGTCGGTATTCATACTGAGGAACAACTTCGGCAAACAGGTGTTGAACAGAGCTGGATATTGATGCATCAACTTAATAAGCATTTAGGACTATCCACTCTCTACTATCTGCAGGGAGCTATAATGGGGTTACATCATGCTGTAATACCCCATCATATTCGCGAAGGACTTATGGCTTGGCATAAAGAGTTCACTGCACACTCGACGCAAAGTAGTGTTAGCGGTATTAGAAGGTTAGGAGTGGCTCTTTAACTTTATTTAACTCCCTTAAAGTATTAATGATAAGTGAAACTTGTTGAATAATCAGGGCTTTTTGTGGCTCATCTTCAATCACTATTGAATTCGCTAATGTTGTTAGCGTATTCAGTGTTTGTTGGATTTCTTCATCACTAAACTTCTCATAATCTTCTGCACAAGCAGAAAGTGCAAAAAGAAGTTCCAACAGTTGAGGATTATAGGTGCGTTGCCGATGGGACCCCAATGCCGCGATATAGCTCAGTAGGCTGTGATTAGTGCAGAGGATTGAAAAGGAGGCTTCTTTAGCATCTGATGATGGCCACATTCTGTTTTCTGTTGAAGTGATAACTGAAGCCAGTTCTGCATCAGCATTATGTGCGTCCCTGCGTGCAATACGATAGGAAACTCGATTATCTTTACCTTCTTTATACTGTTGTGTGACTGCCTTGAGATAACGAGCGTTTGCCCTATAGGCTTTACTGATAACGGCAGAAAATTGCCGATAGTGCCAATCTGGAAAAATGAAGGTCACTGCAAGCCAAGCCAACCCACATCCTATCAACGTATCGATAATTCGTGGTAGCGCGACATTGAAGCCTTCACCGAGTAGATTGAAACAGAACAACACCATTAGTGTGATAAAGAGTGTTGCTTGGGCGTATTGGACTTGCCTAAACAAAAAGAATAAAACGCCAAATAGTACAATGGCTACTAGTTGTCCGGGCAGAGAGGGAATTAACCACAGAAGTGGTAGCCCGATCAATATTCCAGCCAAAGTACCGATGACTCTCAAAGCTAAGCGTCGCTTAGTAGCCGAATAGTTTGGTTGGCAAACAAAGAGTGAGGTTAATAATATCCAATACCCGCGCTCTAATCCTATAGACTGTATAAATATATAGCCTGTGCAGAGCACGAGACTTACCCGAACCGCATGTCTAAAAAGAACAGACTTTGGCGAAAGGTGGCTTTTAAAACGCGATTTAATATCCTGCCAGCCTCTCAGCCCCTCAAATGAGAGTTCGGTATCAATTTTTTGCCAATCGGTATTAGAGAGTTGTTCTGATTCGACAGAGGCTAATTGTTGATCGACTGCGCGTAAATTTTTAAGGAGCCATCGTAGACGCTCGCAGGTTTCCTTTTCTGCAAAGGGTAATATTCGTTCCAATGCAATATCTGCATTGGCTAATGCGCGCTCAAAATGGCGGTTATGTTGGTAATCTTGCTTAGCCTGAATACTTTCGGCAATTTCTCGGCACGCCATTGCTTGTTGCCTAAGTAGCCGTTCACAGCGAAACATTAGCTCGTTAAAGTGCCAATTATTTTGCAAACTAAAGTGGTCGATGTGGGATGAGTTGGCTCGTTCGTGAATCTCTTGTGCGACAAAATAGTAAAGTAAAGCACGTCGACTGGAACTACTGGCCCTATCTCCGCGGAGCCTACTCTGTATTGCTGTCTTAACGCTATTTAATTGTTGGACCAATTGGCTGTTCGCTAGAGAGACTTTATAAAGAGGGCGTTCACTGTGTGTCGTGCCATCAGGATCAAACAATGTCGCTTTGGTTTCTAAATAGCGTGCAAGGGAGCTATAAGTTTTGATCAATTGAGCTTCAACGGGACGAGCGGGGAAGAGAAGATGATGAACAAGAGTAAATATATAATACACGCCAGCGCCTGCTAAGAGGAATAGAGGCTGAATATACCATTTAGGAAACAGCCCTATGCCTAACATCGTATAGATTGCTATTAAGATAGCACCAAAGGCTATGGTGGCGTAGCGCTGCCCAAGCGCCCCTAACATGATAAAGGTCCAACTGGACAGCCCTAGTCCGCAAAGGAAGAGTAATGGGTGAGGAAAGAGTAGTTCAACGCTAATGGTCGCAATCGAAAAACAGACCAGTGTTATCACAATATTTTTCAACCGCCCGGTTAAGCGATCATCAATATCGGTTAAGGCAGCCGCAACAATGCCTAATATCAATGGAATAGCCCATATCACCGCGTGATGGTACCAGGCAAAAAGCGCAACACAGCTCATTGCGACAAAGATCCTTACAGGTTCTTGCCATAAATGGTTGAGGATATAGTGTTGCCAATATTTATTTAGCACGTTGCGACCAGCCATCATTATTTACCAAATTGAAGACGCGCAGCATTTTCACGCGCAATTTTAGCTTCCTCAACGCTGACGACTCTGCGTCCAACTGGCCACAACGCAATGACCGCAATTTTCAAATGCGCGATGCCTGTCGGGATACCAATTAGGGTCAGGCATTGTGCTATACCGATCGTGATATGAGAAAGACATAGCCACCATCCAAACAATACTAGCCACACTATATTTAATAAGGTGCCGCCTGAATTTAAAAGCCTGCTTTTATTTTCAGGTCTTAACAAATCGACGTGTACTGCCTCGTTACCAAAGGGTACGAAAGAAAGCTTAGTAATCTCCCAACAAGAACGGGTCAGTGGCAGCGTAAATATAAAGACGATGGTCAGTAAAGTGACGACTAACCATGAAAGGCTTGTAAGGAACCCGCCAAGGAAAAAATTCAAAATATTAAGCACACTACGCATGCAATGTTTATCCCTATTAAAGATTGTTTCAGAGTAGATTTATCTGGAGGCCAAACCTGATGGCAGTTAAAATCGTCAGCAGTGATAGTGTAAAACAATGGCCAGGTGCATGGAACTAAAAGCAACGTCAATCGGTAAGAAGCTAGCACAGCATCCCTATCATCGGGTTCGAATGCTTGCTGCAGGTGTCGAAGTCTCTGGTGATCATCATGAATACATTATTCCTTTTAATCAATTAATTGGGATTCGTTGCAAGCGCGGCATGGTGTGGGGAGAATTAGAGTTCCAATTAGCTGATGATAAAGTTGTCCGTTTACACGGGACCGAATGGTCAGAGACGCAGCGATTTTGGCAATATCTGATGAAATCGTGGCAGTCCTGGACACAACAGATGGTTGACATCAGTGACCAAGTGCTCAGGGAACTCCAGCAGTTTATTCTCGATACCGTGCAGAAAGACCGCTGGTTAACCCAAGACGCTTTACAAGGATTACAAACGCATGTCCAAGAAGTGTTGGCTGCTTTACCCTTACCAAGTGAACGTCTTCAAGCCTTTCCAGACACCTACACTCATTGGCAATATTGCCATGCGTGGTTAACCGCGCCCGAAACTCAACGGCAATATCGTAACGACCAATGGATAACCCAACTTGAATCGACTTATGCAGAGTTCTTTGCGACGGTGGAAAGCTCTCCTTTGAATGCTTCTCAACGTAAAGCGGTGATGAATGATGAAAGGTCTGTACTCGTTTTAGCCGGAGCGGGGAGTGGTAAAACCTCGGTATTAGTGGCGAAAACAGCTTGGTTACTGATGCGTAAACAGGCGCAAGCAGATCAAATTGTTATTTTAGCTTTTGGACGTAAAGCTGCTGACGAACTTAACCAGCGGATAACGTTACGTACGGGGGCATCAACTATCACCGCGAAAACATTCCATGGATTAGCATTGGCTATCATCCAGCAAGTCACGAATAAGACCCCTATCATTACTGAATTAGAAAGCAATATCACTGAACGACATAAGTTGCTGCTTGATCACTGGATAGGACAGTGCAGCCAGAAAAAAGCTGCAGCCAATCAATGGCGACAGTGCCTAGAAGAGGATTTAGGTTGGTCGTTAACTGAAACGGATTTTTGGCAGCAGCCTGATATTCAGAAAAAGATCCCCCTCATACTAGATAAGTGGCTTGGACTTATCAGGATGCAGGGTGGCAGCCAAGCTCACATGATCGAACAGGCGAAGGAAGATGATCGCCCATTGTTCACAAAGCGTATTAAATTGATGTCCCCGATTGTCAAAGCGTGGAAAGCAGCGTTGAAAGCGGAAGGGGCAGTAGACTTCTCGAGTTTGATCGAACAAGCCTGCGGTCTGATTGAGAAGGGACGATTTATTAGCCCTTGGAAATATCTGTTGGTCGATGAATTTCAAGATATTTCGCCGCAGCGAGCTAAACTCATCTCATTGTTACGTCAACAGAACAAACATAGTCATCTTTATGTGGTCGGCGATGACTGGCAAGCCATTTACCGTTTCGCTGGCGCACAGTTGGATCTCACTACAAAATTCGCAGATTATTTTGGTGAAGGCGCGGTTTGCCAATTAGAGACCACTTACCGCTTCGATCAGCGGTTAAGTGATATTGCGTCACAGTTTATTCAACAGAATCCATCACAACTAAGTAAGACTATTACTAGCGTACGCCCAGGCAATAAAAAGTCGATCACGCTACTCTATGAAACGCAATTAGAGGGTCTGCTCGATAAGCTCAGTGGTTTCGCGACCCAGCAAGAGACCATTTTGCTGCTAGGACGTTACCACTACCTTAGACCGAAAGTACTTGATAAAGCGGGAACTCGCTGGCCGAATTTAACTATCGATTATATGACTATCCATGCCAGTAAAGGGTGCGAGGCAGATTTTGTGATCCTTTGTGGAGTGAACGCCGGAAAAGAAGGTTTTCCGGCCGAGCCGCAAGAAACCATTATTGAGCGGGGGTTATTAGTCGAACAGGAAGCTTATCCCTTTGCAGAAGAACGTCGACTGGCCTACGTCGCGATGACTAGAGCAAGACAACGATTATGGATAATGTTTGATCCTAAAAAACCTTCACCTTTCGTCGAGGAACTTAAACAAGCAGGCGTGCCTATCGCGAAGAAACCTTAAGCCCCGAAAGGGGCCTAATGGCGAAGCAGGGGAGAGCTAATTTTAGAACGAACCCGCTCGGCAATATCGTCCATCTCCGGATTATCAAGGTGCTCGTTGAGAATTTCACCTGTCAGTTGCGATTCTGCCACATAAGTCTGGACCGTCTCGCCACCCTCATCTTCCATAACGACATAGTACCAAGGAAGCACTAATAGCCCTTCGTGGATGATTAAGCTGGACGGTGTCGGGGTTTGTAATGCATAGGCAGGGTCCATATCGACAATCACCCCCAAAGCGCCCGTCAATTGATGACGAACTTGTTGACCAATTCCGAATTTACACTTGATCATAATAGTCTCCAACTCAGTATTAATCAGAGACATGGGGGCGATAAGTCGTTTTTCAAGTCAGTAAACTTGGCAAACAAAGCCTTTTAAATATAACCCTTCAGGGTAAGCACTGCTGACCGGATGATCGGCTGCTTGACGGAAGTGTTCAATGAATTGTGCTGTTTTCCCGGCATCGACGGCTGCATCAGCCACAATTTTTTGGAAGAGTTCAGTTGTCATGAGTCCGGAGCATGAGAAGGTTAATAAGAATCCGCCGGGGCGTAAAAGTTGCATCGCGAGCATATTAATATCTTTATATCCTCGACAAGCTCCCATTAATTGATTTTTATTTTCTACAAACTTCGGT includes the following:
- a CDS encoding SulA-like leucine-rich domain-containing protein, which codes for MTIPHSVNDFSKQIHTMPKVSPSVSGINQICYDNASPALLNLLLLPAVKQLGEQAKWMLWLTPENKLDRSWLEHSGISLNKSVQIPLLTDDQKIDSMIRAIKSENYSVITVWLNSTLTVEQQNSLNFLAKESDTVVFILHKNPPLTPSARQITQQKIPTFAFL
- the helD gene encoding DNA helicase IV, which produces MELKATSIGKKLAQHPYHRVRMLAAGVEVSGDHHEYIIPFNQLIGIRCKRGMVWGELEFQLADDKVVRLHGTEWSETQRFWQYLMKSWQSWTQQMVDISDQVLRELQQFILDTVQKDRWLTQDALQGLQTHVQEVLAALPLPSERLQAFPDTYTHWQYCHAWLTAPETQRQYRNDQWITQLESTYAEFFATVESSPLNASQRKAVMNDERSVLVLAGAGSGKTSVLVAKTAWLLMRKQAQADQIVILAFGRKAADELNQRITLRTGASTITAKTFHGLALAIIQQVTNKTPIITELESNITERHKLLLDHWIGQCSQKKAAANQWRQCLEEDLGWSLTETDFWQQPDIQKKIPLILDKWLGLIRMQGGSQAHMIEQAKEDDRPLFTKRIKLMSPIVKAWKAALKAEGAVDFSSLIEQACGLIEKGRFISPWKYLLVDEFQDISPQRAKLISLLRQQNKHSHLYVVGDDWQAIYRFAGAQLDLTTKFADYFGEGAVCQLETTYRFDQRLSDIASQFIQQNPSQLSKTITSVRPGNKKSITLLYETQLEGLLDKLSGFATQQETILLLGRYHYLRPKVLDKAGTRWPNLTIDYMTIHASKGCEADFVILCGVNAGKEGFPAEPQETIIERGLLVEQEAYPFAEERRLAYVAMTRARQRLWIMFDPKKPSPFVEELKQAGVPIAKKP
- the hspQ gene encoding heat shock protein HspQ produces the protein MIKCKFGIGQQVRHQLTGALGVIVDMDPAYALQTPTPSSLIIHEGLLVLPWYYVVMEDEGGETVQTYVAESQLTGEILNEHLDNPEMDDIAERVRSKISSPLLRH
- a CDS encoding TfoX/Sxy family DNA transformation protein; this translates as MISSQECIVQFKKKITLLGDIDFKTQFGGYSLSIDGVVFALVKQGTVYLRGSEAMSFYLACRPLTPFEFCKRGSAVSLNYFAVDSELWCDEVNLLKLSRSALVDAKNCRIYKQSHRRLKDLPNLGIRFETLLKEVGIHTEEQLRQTGVEQSWILMHQLNKHLGLSTLYYLQGAIMGLHHAVIPHHIREGLMAWHKEFTAHSTQSSVSGIRRLGVAL
- the yccS gene encoding YccS family putative transporter — its product is MMAGRNVLNKYWQHYILNHLWQEPVRIFVAMSCVALFAWYHHAVIWAIPLILGIVAAALTDIDDRLTGRLKNIVITLVCFSIATISVELLFPHPLLFLCGLGLSSWTFIMLGALGQRYATIAFGAILIAIYTMLGIGLFPKWYIQPLFLLAGAGVYYIFTLVHHLLFPARPVEAQLIKTYSSLARYLETKATLFDPDGTTHSERPLYKVSLANSQLVQQLNSVKTAIQSRLRGDRASSSSRRALLYYFVAQEIHERANSSHIDHFSLQNNWHFNELMFRCERLLRQQAMACREIAESIQAKQDYQHNRHFERALANADIALERILPFAEKETCERLRWLLKNLRAVDQQLASVESEQLSNTDWQKIDTELSFEGLRGWQDIKSRFKSHLSPKSVLFRHAVRVSLVLCTGYIFIQSIGLERGYWILLTSLFVCQPNYSATKRRLALRVIGTLAGILIGLPLLWLIPSLPGQLVAIVLFGVLFFLFRQVQYAQATLFITLMVLFCFNLLGEGFNVALPRIIDTLIGCGLAWLAVTFIFPDWHYRQFSAVISKAYRANARYLKAVTQQYKEGKDNRVSYRIARRDAHNADAELASVITSTENRMWPSSDAKEASFSILCTNHSLLSYIAALGSHRQRTYNPQLLELLFALSACAEDYEKFSDEEIQQTLNTLTTLANSIVIEDEPQKALIIQQVSLIINTLRELNKVKEPLLTF
- a CDS encoding YccF domain-containing protein; translation: MRSVLNILNFFLGGFLTSLSWLVVTLLTIVFIFTLPLTRSCWEITKLSFVPFGNEAVHVDLLRPENKSRLLNSGGTLLNIVWLVLFGWWLCLSHITIGIAQCLTLIGIPTGIAHLKIAVIALWPVGRRVVSVEEAKIARENAARLQFGK